A window of the Hordeum vulgare subsp. vulgare chromosome 5H, MorexV3_pseudomolecules_assembly, whole genome shotgun sequence genome harbors these coding sequences:
- the LOC123453017 gene encoding protein synthesis inhibitor II, translating into MAAKMAKNVDKPLFTATFNVQASSADYATFIAGIRNKLRNPAHFSHNRPVLPPVEPNVPPSRWFHVVLKASPTSAGLTLAIRADNIYLEGFKSSDGTWWELTPGLIPGATYVGFGGTYRDLLGDTDKLTNVALGRQQLADAVTALHGRTKADKTSGPKQQQAREAVTTLLLMVNEATRFQTVSGFVAGLLHPKAVEKKSGKIGNEMKAQVNGWQDLSAALLKTDVKPPPGKSPAKFTPIEKMGVRTAEQAAATLGILLFVEVPGGLTVAKALELFHASGGK; encoded by the coding sequence ATGGCGGCAAAGATGGCGAAGAACGTGGACAAGCCGCTCTTCACCGCGACGTTCAACGTCCAGGCCAGCTCGGCGGACTACGCCACCTTCATCGCCGGCATCCGCAACAAGCTCCGCAACCCGGCGCACTTCTCCCACAACCGCCCCGTGCTGCCGCCGGTCGAGCCCAACGTCCCGCCGAGCAGGTGGTTCCACGTCGTGCTCAAGGCCTCGCCGACCAGCGCCGGGCTCACGCTGGCCATCCGCGCGGACAACATCTACCTGGAGGGCTTCAAGAGCAGCGACGGCACCTGGTGGGAGCTCACCCCGGGCCTCATCCCCGGCGCTACCTACGTCGGCTTCGGCGGCACCTACCGCGACCTCCTCGGCGACACCGACAAGCTGACCAACGTCGCTCTCGGCCGGCAGCAGCTGGCGGACGCGGTGACCGCGCTCCACGGGCGCACCAAGGCCGACAAGACCTCCGGCCCGAAGCAGCAGCAGGCGAGGGAGGCGGTGACGACGCTGCTCCTCATGGTGAACGAGGCCACGCGGTTCCAGACGGTGTCGGGGTTCGTGGCCGGGCTGCTGCACCCCAAGGCAGTGGAGAAGAAGAGCGGGAAGATCGGCAATGAGATGAAGGCCCAGGTGAACGGGTGGCAGGACCTGTCCGCGGCGCTGCTGAAGACGGACGTGAAGCCCCCGCCGGGAAAGTCGCCAGCGAAGTTCACGCCGATCGAGAAGATGGGCGTGAGGACGGCGGAGCAGGCGGCGGCTACGCTGGGGATCCTGCTGTTCGTGGAGGTGCCGGGTGGGTTGACGGTGGCCAAGGCGCTGGAGCTGTTTCATGCGAGTGGTGGGAAATAG